In Anopheles bellator chromosome 2, idAnoBellAS_SP24_06.2, whole genome shotgun sequence, the genomic stretch AAGCGACAGGATATCGAAGCGAATGTTTTTAGCGAAAGCCGGAATTGAATGCGACGAGATCGAGGAACCAGATATTAAACGTCGCCGTGCGTCTCGTTGCATAATCCGATAGAAGAAAACAGCGGGACCAGTGGCTATACCGGCTAGAGTAGAGGCACCGACGACAGAAAAGGCTGTCTGTCCTCAGCAAAGAAAGGACCAAATCGCGCTTCTTGAATTCAGAAGACACGCTGTGCTCCATCCGTCGGAAAAGGTGAGGATAGGTTTTCTCCAGTTCCGCGCCGATGCCGACGAATTTGTAGGAAGGTCAGGAATGTAGGAATGTGGTGGATAGAACAAGAACAGCGTGAGATTGTGCCAAGTGAGTCGCGTGCTCACCATCGTACGAGTTGTGAGAAATGAAATCAGTGTGGGCTTGATGTGAGAAACCAGCGAAAGCAAAGACCGTGAGTTAGATTTGGAATGGAAAGTgtgtgcaaatattttgtgCACACTTTAGCATCGCGCTCGAATTTTGTGCTTTTCGATGGTTGATCTGCTAACGGTTAGCGTTATATTCCGTTTGCATTATTTGCTATTCGATTTATTGCCGGTTCATCGTTTAACGTATGTAAGAAATTAAGCAATCGCTTAGCAATGTATGACAACATCCTCAGCAGGAAAGGTTGACACGATTCAGTGAGGCATTTTGGAAAGAATCATCTCACCAACACTATTACAGAACTGCACTGTGTACATAGCGGATTGTTACGCACAAGTCGTTCTACTTATGgtgaattaattaatgttttaattggATTTGCAACAATATATCAGACACCAACGCAAGAGTGgcgatcgattgattggtGCCAATGGTGTGCGTTGGCAGTTCGACGGCGGAAAACTTGCAATGCGGTCCCTTTTTCTCTCGCATTGACAACTCATGCTCACCAGCTCTACAGCTCACTTCAGCGCTCACAGCTCACACCTCACAGAACAGGCGATTGTCTTATTGGCGCAAGCAATGACAGAATCTCTCCGAGGTGCATACAGATTTTCGAAGAAGTTGCCAAGTTTCTCCGCTCTCgcaaatgtttttattgctcCGCCTGACCTACCTACCGCCGCGGCATCGGTGGATGAACTTGCTAAATTAGTGATTCACCTACGCGCGGTTGTTCGCCGTTGACTTCATGTGTGCATTTAATTTATGGTCGTTCATTTCTCTTCTCggtaaaacaaaacgcatTGCCTACTACGCACCCCTCACACACAGGAGCTGCAAAAGGACTCTGGAGGGCAGCAGACCAACATAAGCATACTATTATCATAAATATTGGCAAAGCCGGACCGAGTGACACTGCGGAagtggcgaaagaaaggatcCTTCCAAGGATCGGTGGAAGACCGACTGCAACAACAGGAGTTACACTCTTCGTCGTCAATCTCGCGAAAGTGGTTCACTAGAAGGATCGGCATTCGCTGGGGCAAGGCTCACAAAACTGCCCCCAACAACGTAGTATCGGAGTTACAACCAGCCGCAGAGGAGCAAAAGCAGTCGGCAGAGGGAATTGGATTGGTGTCCATCGGTGTCGCTACTGAAGAGCCTGCAATCGTCCTTTCCGCTGCGCAACAATCGAAGGAGCAGCAAACTTCGAAGACATCGTCACTCAGCTCCATCGTCAGTTCCTTGGTGGAAGCTGCAAAACGTCGAAAAGCTGGTAACATCGCCACAGTCAGCGAGGGCGAATCTAAGGCGAACGAAACCGGTCGAGAACGCCGTCGGGGAGTAGAAGGTGATCGTAGTAGTGGAGGAAGCGGTGTAAACTTCAACTTTCTGGCCCGCTTTCTCACAGCTCTCGGTGGAAAACGTCAGCATCGGACGGCCGCAAAAACGGGGAAGGAATTTCTTCCGACAGGGGGATTGAAGTACGTATCCACTCCTTGCCGGTCAGCAGTGGCTGTCCTTGGTTTTCCCTTCCCTTCCCTTCCCTTCAAGTTCTCTACTGTCCAGCACTTCCTGCGAAAGTATTCGGCTCGTTTGGTACTTTTGAGAAAGACTCCTGATGGTTTGACCCAAAAGACGTTGTCGGCATTAGGTAATGTTTTCAAACACATTACGTTCGTCGATCGTAATGTAGCATTTTAGTGAATCTACCGATCAATTGTCTCCCAAATTGTTTTTGAGTTTCTATTCAATTGTTCGaagattattattattgggCTCGTGCATAAAATATTTGACCAATGTTTGCTGTAAAATAAGAGAGCGGTAATGTAGAAAGACGGACTTTCGCTCTTTTCTACGGACAGCTGTTTAGTGTTACATGCtaaaatgattttattattgCGATTCTTGACTTGACAGGTAAAGTTTTGTCCGTTCAGATCATTAGAGATCTTTCGAGCTAGTTCCTGCCCCGTTTTCCCTTTCCCTTTCATCCCTCGTGCTCATCGTTGACAGAATGTTCATCCGATTGTTCTGATagtatgtttttatttttctctctctctctctcttttctccaACGCGTCTGTTTCTAATAATTATTATACTACTTCTCCTTCTTTTGGCCCTCTGCCATTACCACCTGCTCAACGTTGCCGACACCGAAATCGCTTCCCACACACGTCCGATGtcccaccaacaacaacgccgcATTCAATCAAATtcaccaacaaaaaccaaatttgACCACTTTTTATCTGCGCCACTCTACCAACCATCGTTTTCCCTAACCCGGGCCTATTTCCGTTCctattgttttcattttgcgcTTCAAAATACCGCACAACATGGCGGcggaaccgaaatcgaaacgatgtAAAACCTCTCATTCTAGCGCGATGGACTACGACAAAACGGTCGAGGCAATGGATACGCAGGATGATAATGAGATCGATCCGCCAAACATTCCCCACCTCACCAATGCGGTGGTCCCaccaactgctgctgctaacggtggtggcggtatCGGCGGAGGGCTTCCGATCGAGAATATTGATGGGGCGGGAGAAGCGATGGCGTTGGACGATCAGGACTATATGAATGACGAAGTACGATCGGAGGCGACCTTTAGCTTTCAAATTACAAAGTTTAGCCGCATGACGGAATCGGTCCTCTCTCCGGCGTACTATGTGCGCAACCTGCCGTGGAAGATTCTGGCGATGCCCCGAAATACGGAGAATACTGTGTCACCCGGCAAGGGTCTTGGATTCTTCCTCCAGTGTAACGGTGAAAGCTCAAGCAACAACTGGAATTGTTCGGCCTCGGCCGAGCTACGATTGCTGCGTGTCGATCCGCACGCCGAACCATTTGTGCGGCGCATTCGTCACACGTTCTGCATGCAGGAAAACGACTGGGGCTTCTCGACCTTCATGAACTGGCAGGAGATACAGGACCCGGCGAACGGGTACATCGAGAACGACACGATCACGCTGGAGGTGTACGTGAACGCGGAACCACCCCGCGGCATCTTCTGGGACTCAAAGAAACACACTGGCTACGTGGGGCTCAAGAATCAAGGTGCCACCTGCTACATGAACTCGTTGCTTCAGACGCTATACTTCACAAACCAATTGCGGAAGGCGGTGTATAAGATGCCAACGGAGGCGGACGATGACTGCAAGTCGGTGGCGCTCGCGTTACAGCGTGTCTTTCACGATCTACAAACACAGAACAAGCCGGTCGGAACGAAGAAGCTTACAAAAAGCTTCGGGTGGGATGCGCTCGACTCGTTCATGCAGCACGATGTACAGGAATTTCTGCGCGTGCTGCTCGACAAGCTGGAGAACAAGATGAAGGGCACCAGTCTAGAGGGCACGATCCCCAAGCTGTTCGAGGGCAAGATGATATCCTATATCAAGTGCCAGAACGTGGATTACACCAGCCGCAGAACGGAAACTTTCTACGACATTCAGCTTAACATCAAGGGCAAAAAGAACATACAGGAGTCGTTCAAAGACTACATTGCCACCGAAATTCTCGATGGCGACAACAAGTACGATGCTGGTGAGCACGGCTTGCAGAAGGCGGAGAAGGGCATACTGTTTAGCAAATTTCCGCCTGTGCTGCACCTGCACCTTATGCGCTTCCAGTACGATCCGATCTCGGACAATTCGGTAAAGTTCAACGATCGCTTCGAGTTTGACGAAACGATCAACCTTGACCCGTTTCTCGAGTCGGCCGAGGACACGCCGGCCGCGTACATTCTCCATGCAGTGCTTGTGCACTCGGGTGACAACCACGGTGGTCACTACGTCGTGTACATCAACCCGAAGAACGACGGCAAATGGTGCAAGTTTGATGACGATGTCGTGTGCCGGTGCAGCCGAAACGAAGCGATCGAGCAAAACTATGGTGGACACGACAATGAGCTCAACCTGCGGCACAGTAGTAACGCGTACATGTTGGTGTACGTGCGCGAATCGGTTGTTCATCAGGTGCTGGAAGAGGTGAAAGAGAGCGACATTCCCGAGGAGCTGCTCGAGCGGTTGAACGAGCAACGGCGCATCCAGCAGGTTCGCCGGACCGAGCGCACCGAAGCATCCAACTACGTCAGTCTCaacgtgctgctggccgactACATGGAAGTGCACCAAAAGTCAGATCTCTTCGATGCGGCCACCGCTGCCTACCGTACGCTGAAAGTGCGCAAAACGATGGACCTGGCCCAAGTGGCGGTACAGATCGGTCGGGCGTTCAAGATCGAACCGGGAACATTTCGACTGTGGGAGGTAAAGAAACCCTCCAACCTGAAACCGCACCGGTTCGAGTACATTGATCCGGTGGCGAGCGAAACGTGCGCCAAGTATGCATCGCCGGAAACGAAGCACTCTTGCACGATCTTTCTCGAACTGCCTGCGCCGGGCGGTCGTGGCGAACTAGAGCCCGCCAAGCTGACATTCGACGATACGCTGCTGTTTTTCAAGTTTTACGATCCGGTCGAAAAGCGGCTCAACTACTGTGGACACGGTCTCTACAAACCGTCGGCCACAGTGGCCGAGCTGGTGCGAGACCTGAACCGAAGAGCACATTACGATCCCGATACCGAGCTACAGGTCTACGAGGTAGTTGATATTAATAAGGCGCAAAAAATCCTCGACCAGCAGCAGACGTTGCAACAGGCGCTGGCACTGCTGGGACACGGTACAATCATTGTTTTCGAGAAGCGCCACCCACCGCAGGAGAACCTCGAGTTTCCGACGTGCGAGGCGTACTTCAAGGATCTATTCTGCCGCATGGAGGTCGTGTTTCTGGACACGCTGATCCCGAACGATACTGGCTTCACGCTTGACCTGTCGTCCGAGTCAACATACGACCAAATCGCGAAGGCCGTCGGTCGGCGCATCAACGTCAACCCGTACGAGATACAGTTTTTCAAGAGCAAAAATTACAGCGATCTGCCCGGGCAGCCGTTGTCACACAGCTTCGGCGGTTCACTGCGAGACGTGCTGCAGTACAGTAAGACGAAGACGATTCGGAAGTTGTTCTATCAGAAGTTGTCAATCAACATCAACGAGCtggaaaataagaaacagTTCCGATGCCTATACCTAATGCCGAACCTGAAGGAGGAGAAAGAGCTGATACTGTACCCGAAC encodes the following:
- the LOC131210843 gene encoding ubiquitin carboxyl-terminal hydrolase 7; this translates as MDYDKTVEAMDTQDDNEIDPPNIPHLTNAVVPPTAAANGGGGIGGGLPIENIDGAGEAMALDDQDYMNDEVRSEATFSFQITKFSRMTESVLSPAYYVRNLPWKILAMPRNTENTVSPGKGLGFFLQCNGESSSNNWNCSASAELRLLRVDPHAEPFVRRIRHTFCMQENDWGFSTFMNWQEIQDPANGYIENDTITLEVYVNAEPPRGIFWDSKKHTGYVGLKNQGATCYMNSLLQTLYFTNQLRKAVYKMPTEADDDCKSVALALQRVFHDLQTQNKPVGTKKLTKSFGWDALDSFMQHDVQEFLRVLLDKLENKMKGTSLEGTIPKLFEGKMISYIKCQNVDYTSRRTETFYDIQLNIKGKKNIQESFKDYIATEILDGDNKYDAGEHGLQKAEKGILFSKFPPVLHLHLMRFQYDPISDNSVKFNDRFEFDETINLDPFLESAEDTPAAYILHAVLVHSGDNHGGHYVVYINPKNDGKWCKFDDDVVCRCSRNEAIEQNYGGHDNELNLRHSSNAYMLVYVRESVVHQVLEEVKESDIPEELLERLNEQRRIQQVRRTERTEASNYVSLNVLLADYMEVHQKSDLFDAATAAYRTLKVRKTMDLAQVAVQIGRAFKIEPGTFRLWEVKKPSNLKPHRFEYIDPVASETCAKYASPETKHSCTIFLELPAPGGRGELEPAKLTFDDTLLFFKFYDPVEKRLNYCGHGLYKPSATVAELVRDLNRRAHYDPDTELQVYEVVDINKAQKILDQQQTLQQALALLGHGTIIVFEKRHPPQENLEFPTCEAYFKDLFCRMEVVFLDTLIPNDTGFTLDLSSESTYDQIAKAVGRRINVNPYEIQFFKSKNYSDLPGQPLSHSFGGSLRDVLQYSKTKTIRKLFYQKLSININELENKKQFRCLYLMPNLKEEKELILYPNKSGTVRDLLDEARKVIEFSESSTKQLRISELAKNRLSPGPADDTPLDQLHDYTENPFVQKSSIGNQIMYRIEEVAEDEVNLSDGEMLVPVLHFTKDISSVFGIPFFIRTVQDETFASLKERMKKKLAVSDKEWEKYRLAIITEHIDYIDDEMMQIKLEIFRGDLNDPHSRTFLGLEHINKNTKRSRFNYMEKAIKIYN